A stretch of the Bacillus mesophilus genome encodes the following:
- a CDS encoding GNAT family N-acetyltransferase — MIELKPLTVHDGMDVFELVQEITEGGNGFINSLYSSSFELFQEKLHKNVEMSLALNLEPQYVPQTIFWLYIDNKPVGYGKLRHYLNENLLQHGGHIGYVIRPSARRKGYAKILLSELLKEAKKLNIEKVLLTCDESNIGSRKVIEANQGLLTQINNESCYYWIDL, encoded by the coding sequence ATGATTGAACTAAAACCTTTAACTGTTCATGACGGAATGGATGTATTTGAACTTGTTCAAGAAATTACTGAAGGTGGAAACGGCTTTATCAACAGCTTATATTCTAGTAGTTTTGAATTGTTCCAAGAGAAATTACATAAAAATGTTGAAATGTCCCTGGCTTTAAACTTGGAGCCTCAGTACGTCCCCCAAACTATTTTTTGGTTATATATAGACAACAAGCCCGTGGGATATGGAAAGCTCAGACATTATTTAAACGAAAACTTACTTCAACATGGTGGACATATTGGTTATGTGATACGACCTTCCGCGAGAAGGAAAGGTTATGCGAAGATTTTGCTATCAGAACTACTGAAGGAAGCTAAAAAACTAAACATAGAAAAAGTCCTATTAACATGCGATGAGTCAAATATCGGTTCTAGAAAAGTTATAGAAGCAAATCAAGGTCTTTTAACTCAAATCAATAATGAAAGCTGCTATTATTGGATAGACTTATAG
- a CDS encoding Cof-type HAD-IIB family hydrolase: protein MNELGFLHLSHNTEVITIIKCIAIDMDGTLLNNDHVVSEENAAAVLKAQSEGIEVVIATGRSYREAKYVLDEAGIRSPLISVNGAETRNVEGEAIGSNPLSRDKAQELATILHKHDAYYELYTSQGTYTKDYDKALTVIMDIFMSASIRSDYDKAIKAAKERFEKGMVHLVDDFSTLLKNEHIPLYKLIVFSFDKEKLNEVKLNLSSIQDVAITSSGKENIEINSIQAQKGIALKEFVEQNNISLKETMAIGDNYNDISMLKIAGRSVAMGNGPEEVKKHAQIITDTNHHNGVAKAILEVL from the coding sequence TTGAATGAATTGGGATTCTTACATTTATCCCACAACACAGAGGTGATTACTATTATTAAATGTATTGCAATTGATATGGACGGGACGTTACTAAACAATGATCATGTAGTAAGTGAAGAGAATGCAGCAGCCGTTTTAAAAGCTCAATCAGAAGGGATTGAGGTGGTCATTGCAACAGGTAGGTCTTATAGAGAAGCTAAATATGTATTAGATGAAGCAGGAATTCGAAGTCCTCTAATTTCTGTTAATGGTGCAGAAACAAGAAATGTGGAAGGAGAAGCTATTGGTTCTAATCCACTTTCGAGAGATAAAGCTCAAGAGCTAGCCACCATCCTTCATAAGCATGATGCTTATTATGAACTTTATACAAGTCAAGGGACATATACAAAAGACTATGATAAGGCATTAACTGTTATTATGGATATTTTTATGAGTGCGAGTATAAGAAGTGATTATGACAAGGCTATAAAAGCAGCAAAGGAGCGTTTTGAAAAAGGAATGGTTCATCTGGTTGATGATTTTTCAACCCTATTAAAGAATGAACATATTCCTTTGTACAAGCTAATTGTGTTTTCCTTTGATAAAGAAAAATTAAATGAGGTAAAGTTAAATCTTTCATCTATACAAGATGTTGCGATTACCTCTTCTGGGAAAGAGAACATTGAAATAAATAGTATTCAAGCTCAAAAAGGAATTGCATTGAAAGAATTTGTGGAACAAAACAATATTAGCTTAAAAGAGACAATGGCAATAGGTGATAATTATAACGATATATCAATGCTCAAAATAGCAGGTAGATCTGTTGCAATGGGTAATGGACCTGAAGAAGTAAAAAAACATGCACAGATTATTACAGATACAAACCATCATAATGGGGTTGCAAAAGCCATTTTAGAGGTATTATAA